GACACTCGCCATGGCTGATCTTGCGAGCCGAATTACAAAGCCTGATGAGGCTGCTGCGGATCCTCCAGCCGGCAGTGCTCCCGCCTCTACTGGCGAACTTGGTCAAGCCGACGGTAACATCGAGGACCTCGGTGGCTCTGGTCTCCATGAGCCTGAATGGGATGTCGAGGTCTCCCTGAGCGAGCTACAGAACAATGAAGCTACTCCCTTCCACTCTGCCACCACTTGGCAGGATCTTGGCCTGTAGGTGGTGATCATCTCATTCTGGGAGAAACATCACTGACATTTCTATCTCAGCCGCGAGGATATTCTGAAGGGTCTCCTCAGCCTTAACTTTCTGAAGCCCTCCAAGGTACAAGGCAGATCACTTCCGCTGATGCTCAGCGATCCGCCGCGAAACATGTTGGCGCAGTCCCAGTCTGGTACTGGCAAAACCGCTGCCTTTGTGACCGCGATATTGTCGCGAGTTGACTTCAGCAAACCTGACCAGCCCCAAGCTCTTGCTCTTGCACCTAGCCGAGAGCTTGCGCGACAAATTGAGGGAGTTATCAACGCCATCGGCCGCTTTATCGAGAATAAGAAGGTTGCTGCTGCGATCCCCGGCGCACTCCCTCGTGGAGAACCCGTCAGAGCTAGTGTCATTGTCGGTACTCCAGGTACAGTGATGGACATCATTCGACGCAGACAGTTAGATGTCTCTCAGCTCCGcgtccttgtccttgatgaGGCCGACAACATGCTGGATCAGCAAGGACTCGGAGACCAGTGCCTTCGGGTCAAGAAGTAAGTCCCCACGGAGTTGGAGTATACCGACGAAACGCTAAAACTTGATAGCATGCTCCCCAAGGACATTCAGGTCCTT
This DNA window, taken from Fusarium oxysporum f. sp. lycopersici 4287 chromosome 7, whole genome shotgun sequence, encodes the following:
- a CDS encoding ATP-dependent RNA helicase DBP5; translation: MADLASRITKPDEAAADPPAGSAPASTGELGQADGNIEDLGGSGLHEPEWDVEVSLSELQNNEATPFHSATTWQDLGLREDILKGLLSLNFLKPSKVQGRSLPLMLSDPPRNMLAQSQSGTGKTAAFVTAILSRVDFSKPDQPQALALAPSRELARQIEGVINAIGRFIENKKVAAAIPGALPRGEPVRASVIVGTPGTVMDIIRRRQLDVSQLRVLVLDEADNMLDQQGLGDQCLRVKNMLPKDIQVLLFSATFPENVMKYASKFAPNAHSLKLQRSELTVKGISQMFIDCPDDNTKYDILCKLYGLMTIGQSVIFVKTRESANEIQRRMVADGHKVSALHAAFDGFERDDLLSKFRQGENKVLITTNVLARGIDVSSVSMVINYDIPMKGRGDTEPDAETYLHRIGRTGRFGRVGVSISFVYDKKSFDALSKIAEQYGIDLVKLDTEDWDEAEERVKEVIKKNRAQASYAPSATEPKATEGA